From the Candidatus Atribacteria bacterium genome, one window contains:
- a CDS encoding glycosyltransferase family 1 protein has protein sequence MRIAIDLITITGKNAGLQSYAKQLVEGIAKVDKKNEYILLINSRAKKLFTINQPNFKNIFIHTPKRFIGIWEQIYFPFIQFLKEVDLLHSPVSAVPIVAPCKTVLTIHDLTFKIYPKTMQWWDRFYWNFFITQGVKRVERIITDSISTKKDLIKYYNIQKNKVSVIPLCCSSQYYMSSNEFFLNEIKQKYNINKPYILFVGTLEPRKNISILLKAFNIAKQKGKLKHSLVIVGRKGWLFDDIFQIVKNLRMENDVIFTGFVPDEDLPSLYHGSDLFVYPSIYEGFGLPPLEAMACGTPVIASNSSSLPEVVGDAGILIDPKDVNAFASVIVRVLNKEELKIEFAKKGKLWAQRFTTEKMAYQTIKVYKKIIEAG, from the coding sequence ATGAGAATAGCAATAGATCTAATTACAATAACGGGGAAAAATGCAGGACTTCAATCCTATGCTAAACAATTGGTTGAAGGTATTGCAAAGGTTGATAAAAAAAATGAATATATATTATTAATAAATTCTAGGGCAAAAAAATTATTTACAATTAATCAACCTAACTTTAAGAATATTTTTATTCATACTCCGAAAAGATTTATTGGTATTTGGGAACAAATATATTTTCCATTTATTCAATTTTTAAAAGAAGTTGATCTTTTACATAGCCCTGTTTCTGCAGTTCCTATTGTAGCACCATGCAAAACAGTTTTAACTATCCATGATTTAACATTTAAAATATACCCTAAGACGATGCAATGGTGGGATCGTTTTTATTGGAATTTTTTTATAACTCAGGGGGTAAAGCGAGTTGAAAGAATTATAACAGATTCTATTAGTACTAAAAAAGATTTAATTAAATATTATAATATTCAAAAAAATAAAGTTTCGGTTATACCCTTATGTTGTTCTTCACAATATTATATGTCTTCGAATGAATTTTTTTTAAATGAAATTAAGCAAAAATATAATATTAATAAACCATATATTCTCTTTGTAGGTACTTTAGAACCAAGAAAAAATATTAGTATATTATTAAAAGCTTTCAATATAGCAAAACAAAAAGGAAAACTTAAACATTCTTTAGTAATAGTAGGGAGAAAAGGTTGGTTATTTGATGATATTTTTCAAATAGTAAAGAATTTGAGAATGGAAAATGATGTAATATTTACTGGATTCGTACCTGACGAAGATTTACCAAGTCTTTATCATGGATCAGATCTTTTTGTTTATCCTTCAATATATGAAGGATTTGGTTTGCCACCTTTAGAGGCAATGGCTTGCGGGACTCCCGTTATTGCTTCCAATAGCTCTTCACTCCCTGAAGTTGTAGGAGATGCAGGAATTCTTATTGATCCAAAGGATGTTAATGCGTTTGCTTCCGTAATAGTTAGAGTATTAAATAAAGAAGAGCTTAAAATCGAATTTGCGAAAAAAGGTAAACTTTGGGCACAACGATTTACTACAGAAAAAATGGCATATCAGACTATAAAGGTATATAAAAAAATAATTGAAGCAGGATAG
- a CDS encoding glycosyltransferase: MFSLKLKKYDRFGSSYFIIKEHYLARMKILQITSRLPYPPIDGGSIEIYNNIKYLALRGHDITLISLVNKRKKVSELKKYCELITIKKNTGNHFLGYFLNIFIDTPYTISKYHSNKVKKEIRELLKKDNFDIIILNQLHTAYYGNFIKKEYNLPIVLREQNTENIIMKRFYKNQNNIFIKFYAYLQYKKLYKYESKICEIFDRCFMITKIDEKTIKDMNSNVKTNVVPAGVDISYFYPLKFKEEEFSLVSVASMNWLPNVEAIEWFCKEVQPLIKKEIQKVKLYIVGINPPNNIKSLANNNVIVTGFVEDVRKYLAKGQVFIVPLKTGSGMRIKILNALAMGKAIVSTSIGCEGIDVVDGKNIYIADNKEEFAEKVVFLLNNKDERDRIGKEGLKLVKEKYQWEKIAEDIETEFKKIINENNILRSRKNKLL, translated from the coding sequence ATGTTCAGTTTAAAGTTAAAAAAATATGATCGATTTGGGAGTTCATATTTCATAATAAAGGAGCACTATTTAGCTAGAATGAAAATATTACAAATTACATCAAGACTACCATACCCACCTATCGATGGAGGTAGCATTGAAATATACAATAATATTAAATATTTAGCTTTAAGAGGACATGATATAACTTTAATATCTCTCGTAAATAAAAGAAAAAAAGTGTCTGAATTAAAAAAGTATTGTGAATTAATAACAATTAAAAAAAATACGGGAAATCACTTTTTAGGATATTTTCTTAATATATTTATTGATACTCCTTATACTATTTCAAAATATCATTCTAACAAGGTTAAGAAGGAAATACGAGAACTATTAAAGAAAGATAATTTCGATATTATTATTCTAAATCAATTACATACTGCTTATTATGGAAATTTTATAAAAAAAGAATATAATTTACCAATTGTGTTAAGAGAACAAAATACAGAAAATATAATTATGAAGAGATTCTATAAAAATCAGAATAATATTTTTATTAAATTTTATGCCTATTTACAATATAAAAAACTTTATAAATACGAAAGTAAAATTTGTGAAATATTTGATCGTTGTTTTATGATAACTAAGATTGACGAAAAGACAATAAAAGATATGAATTCTAATGTAAAGACAAATGTGGTTCCAGCAGGAGTTGATATTTCATATTTTTATCCACTCAAATTTAAAGAAGAAGAATTTTCTTTAGTTTCCGTTGCTTCCATGAATTGGTTACCTAATGTAGAGGCTATAGAATGGTTTTGTAAGGAGGTCCAACCTTTAATAAAAAAGGAAATTCAGAAAGTTAAATTATATATTGTCGGAATAAATCCACCAAATAATATTAAAAGTCTTGCTAATAATAATGTGATAGTAACTGGATTTGTAGAAGATGTTAGAAAATATTTAGCAAAAGGACAAGTTTTTATTGTTCCTTTAAAAACTGGTAGCGGAATGCGTATAAAAATATTAAATGCTTTAGCAATGGGAAAAGCAATTGTTTCTACATCTATTGGCTGTGAAGGAATTGACGTTGTTGATGGAAAAAATATTTATATTGCAGATAACAAAGAAGAATTCGCTGAAAAAGTTGTTTTTTTACTGAATAATAAAGATGAGAGAGATAGAATAGGGAAAGAAGGACTGAAATTAGTTAAAGAAAAATATCAGTGGGAAAAGATAGCAGAAGATATCGAGACTGAGTTTAAAAAAATAATAAATGAAAATAATATTTTGAGGAGTAGAAAAAATAAGTTATTATAA
- a CDS encoding glycosyltransferase, with translation MIKKILMVSYRFPYPLIDGSRIRIYNIGKILAEKYQVDLLAINEGNIANEDIKEMGKILNKVIPFPFNPIWFKINTLKGLFSKDSLQIYYHYFNKVQKWIDQHYREYDLIFCVHIRVTKYLRKANSIPKVIDFIDATSINYQEAQKNSKGLWRLIYPIENKRALSYEIKMLKEFDKVFITSPFDRNHLLSNANIPDNKLIVIPNGVREELLFRENRFKEENWIVFLGKMNTAPNIDAVIFFANKIFPLIIKNRNDIKFIIVGSSPSKEVLKLSKRNNIEVTGFVEDPYEYLEKAKIIIAPLRFSAGIQNKILEPMALRKVVVTTSKGVRGISGEDKKHFIVADGKQEIAKKILDLISNEPKRKEIGNNARELIKQKYRWDIISKDLYKEIDNVLEINYKK, from the coding sequence ATGATAAAAAAAATATTAATGGTTTCTTATCGTTTTCCATATCCACTAATAGATGGCTCACGAATTAGAATTTATAATATTGGGAAAATCCTTGCAGAAAAATATCAGGTTGATTTATTAGCCATTAATGAAGGTAATATTGCTAATGAGGATATTAAGGAAATGGGAAAAATTTTAAATAAAGTTATTCCATTTCCTTTCAATCCGATATGGTTTAAGATAAATACTTTAAAAGGCTTATTTTCTAAAGATTCCCTGCAAATATATTACCATTATTTCAATAAAGTACAAAAGTGGATAGATCAACATTATAGGGAGTATGATTTAATATTTTGTGTGCATATTAGAGTGACTAAATATTTAAGAAAGGCTAATAGTATACCGAAAGTCATAGATTTTATTGATGCAACTTCTATAAATTACCAAGAAGCTCAAAAAAATTCAAAAGGATTGTGGCGGCTTATTTATCCTATAGAAAACAAGAGAGCACTATCATATGAAATTAAAATGTTAAAAGAGTTTGATAAGGTATTTATTACTTCTCCTTTTGATAGAAACCATTTACTTAGTAATGCTAATATACCTGATAACAAACTAATTGTAATTCCTAATGGAGTCAGAGAGGAATTATTGTTTAGGGAAAATAGATTTAAAGAAGAAAATTGGATTGTATTTTTGGGGAAAATGAATACAGCCCCCAATATAGATGCAGTAATATTTTTTGCTAATAAAATATTTCCTTTAATAATAAAAAATAGGAATGATATAAAATTTATTATAGTCGGTTCAAGTCCATCAAAGGAAGTATTAAAATTAAGTAAAAGAAATAATATAGAAGTAACAGGATTTGTTGAGGATCCTTATGAATATTTAGAAAAAGCGAAAATAATTATTGCTCCACTTAGGTTTAGCGCGGGAATACAAAACAAGATATTAGAACCAATGGCATTGAGGAAAGTTGTGGTAACTACTTCTAAAGGTGTAAGAGGAATTTCTGGAGAAGATAAAAAACATTTTATAGTAGCAGATGGTAAACAAGAGATAGCGAAAAAGATTTTAGACTTAATAAGTAATGAACCGAAAAGAAAAGAAATAGGAAATAATGCTCGAGAACTTATAAAACAAAAATACAGATGGGATATTATTAGTAAGGATCTGTATAAAGAAATTGATAATGTTTTAGAAATAAATTATAAAAAATAA